Proteins encoded together in one Triticum dicoccoides isolate Atlit2015 ecotype Zavitan chromosome 7B, WEW_v2.0, whole genome shotgun sequence window:
- the LOC119338976 gene encoding OVARIAN TUMOR DOMAIN-containing deubiquitinating enzyme 1-like — MAGSGGSPDADDPNCGGDGAEPCSTPQESDDRYSAPASPLSTRPSGQPPGTSVVANEGSTSSSAWGSDDDDEPADRYKNPASASFLLGPSSSTMGASSSSSSFSSDSWIGSDRTCGGASTSSSLDASNYRDLYRDPPSEWMYNQILEAPFWSHEASDAVKASWRDEYEACDDFSMVLQTSQNGCKKILQKEPLSSLPHEFENEIMKDKAKKLSANYSEYRKVPGDGSCFYRSFIYSYLEQLVKVSHEEELRLLGALEPMWEKFQRLHLPGSYSDLHDAFAGFILECMEQKQKLSVSGYQEWLFQESQNEQKFANILLYLRLVTAIEICTEVETFKPYITELGQGMPDAIGYCLEEVLSVKKDAQQVNLTVLTNVLQVPLRVVNIDVSLIEEPNIHIIYESPDSSVPTVTLLYRPGHYDIIYEKS; from the exons ATGGCCGGCTCCGGCGGCTCTCCCGACGCCGACGATCCCAATTGCGGCGGAGATGGGGCTGAGCCCTGCAGCACTCCTCAAGAATCCGACGACCGCTACTCCGCGCCCGCCTCCCCTCTCAGTACTCGCCCGTCCGGTCAGCCCCCGGGGACTTCGGTCGTCGCCAACGAGGGCTCCACCTCGTCCTCTGCCTGGGGATCTGATGACGACGACGAGCCCGCAGACAGATACAAGAACCCGGCCTCCGCTTCCTTCCTCTTGGGACCGTCGAGCAGCACCATGGGAGCGtcatcctcctcgtcctccttcTCCTCGGACAGCTGGATCGGCAGCGACCGTACTTGCGGCGGCGCCTCGACCTCCAGCTCTCTGGACGCCTCCAACTACAGGGATCTCTACAGGGATCCACCCTCTGAGTGGATGTATAATCAG ATTCTGGAAGCTCCTTTCTGGAGTCACGAGGCATCTGATGCTGTGAAGGCTTCTTGGAGAGACGAGTACGAGGCTTGTGATGAT TTTTCTATGGTTTTGCAGACATCACAAAATGGCTGCAAAAAAATTCTTCAAAAG GAACCTTTATCATCTCTACCGCATGAGTTTGAAAATGAAATTATGAAAGATAAGGCAAAA AAACTTTCGGCTAATTACTCTGAATATCGGAAAGTACCTGGAGACGGGAGTTGCTTTTACAGATCGTTCATATACTCATACCTG GAGCAGCTTGTGAAAGTATCTCACGAGGAGGAGCTACGTTTACTTGGTGCACTTGAACCTATGTGGGAGAAATTCCAAAGGCTTCATTTGCCTGGTTCATATTCAGATCTCCATGAT GCTTTTGCGGGCTTCATACTGGAATGtatggaacaaaaacaaaaactgtCAGTAAG TGGCTATCAAGAGTGGCTTTTCCAGGAGAGTCAAAATGAGCAGAAGTTTGCGAACA TACTTTTGTATCTTCGACTTGTGACAGCTATTGAGATATGCACTGAGGTTGAAACTTTTAAGCCATACATAACCGAACTTGGTCAAGGAATGCCTGATGCAATAGGG TACTGCCTGGAGGAGGTTCTCTCAGTGAAGAAAGATGCACAACAAGTGAATCTCACTGTGCTCACCAATGTCCTACAGGTGCCACTCCGAGTTGTTAACATTGACGTTTCACTGATTGAGGAGCCTAACATCCACATCATCTACGAGTCACCAGATTCCTCGGTTCCTACTGTGACACTACTGTATAGACCAGGGCATTATGATATCATCTACGAGAAGTCATAG